A region from the Mucilaginibacter sp. CSA2-8R genome encodes:
- a CDS encoding O-antigen ligase family protein has translation MQGLPIESGKRMLKRRYDQMLFDIKSQTLGDIVLHPVAWVTLASLSILFSALIVKYGILSVVVILAGILSLPFVYTMLAYPRIGIVILLVSAYLVMFVEKVGGHPPVGVFMDGLELLLFAGFFLKHKYDKSWAFTKSPVTVLLLLWIGYNFAEVINPVAASRVAWLFTIRTVAIVTLTYFIFLYYINTVAQIRLILKLWIGLSLLAALYALKQEYFGFSAFEKVWLADNPSASSLYFIGGHWRKFSIFSDPVALAYNMVISLLLCFSLLFSNIRLYKKVMLGGCMVVFTMAMLYSGTRGAFVLIPAGMAIIFILKLNVKTFIVGAVVAAIFLAAIHIPTSNQTFLRFQSAFKPSDDASYNVRKVNQKRIQPYIKSHPMGGGLGSTGTWGQRFSPNTYLASFPPDSGFVRVAVETGWIGLVLLSAFLFTALKTGINNYFQIQDTELKTYCLAMTAIIFALTIGNFPQEALVQFPINIYFYLALALVIITLRLDRQKQSTGLINTIK, from the coding sequence ATGCAAGGGTTGCCAATTGAATCGGGTAAACGCATGCTGAAGCGTCGGTATGATCAAATGCTGTTTGACATTAAAAGTCAGACTTTAGGCGATATCGTGTTGCATCCGGTGGCCTGGGTGACCCTGGCATCACTCAGCATTCTTTTTAGTGCGCTTATTGTCAAGTACGGTATCTTATCTGTCGTTGTCATTCTGGCGGGCATATTGAGCCTGCCGTTCGTTTATACCATGCTCGCTTATCCGCGTATAGGCATCGTTATCTTATTAGTGTCGGCTTACCTGGTGATGTTCGTGGAAAAGGTGGGTGGTCATCCACCTGTCGGGGTTTTTATGGACGGACTGGAGCTATTATTATTTGCCGGGTTTTTCCTAAAGCACAAGTATGATAAAAGCTGGGCTTTTACTAAAAGTCCGGTCACTGTGCTGCTGTTATTGTGGATCGGTTACAATTTTGCTGAGGTCATTAACCCGGTGGCTGCATCCCGCGTGGCGTGGCTGTTCACGATCCGTACCGTAGCGATTGTTACCCTAACTTATTTCATATTTCTTTATTATATCAATACGGTAGCCCAAATCCGTTTAATTCTTAAGCTTTGGATCGGTCTGTCGTTACTCGCCGCTTTGTACGCGCTGAAACAGGAGTACTTTGGCTTTTCTGCATTTGAAAAAGTTTGGTTAGCCGATAACCCGAGTGCCTCCAGCCTTTACTTCATCGGCGGCCACTGGCGCAAGTTTTCAATATTCTCCGACCCTGTTGCCTTAGCCTACAATATGGTGATCAGCCTGTTGCTCTGCTTCAGTTTATTGTTTAGCAACATCAGGCTTTATAAAAAGGTGATGCTGGGTGGTTGCATGGTCGTTTTTACCATGGCGATGCTGTACTCGGGCACACGCGGTGCGTTCGTGCTTATACCTGCGGGCATGGCAATCATCTTTATACTGAAGCTGAACGTTAAAACATTTATTGTTGGAGCTGTTGTTGCCGCAATATTTTTGGCCGCCATTCATATTCCAACGTCAAATCAAACATTTCTCCGGTTTCAATCGGCATTTAAGCCATCTGATGATGCCTCATATAACGTGCGAAAAGTGAACCAGAAGCGGATACAGCCATACATCAAATCACACCCTATGGGGGGTGGGCTTGGGTCGACCGGAACCTGGGGGCAGCGATTCTCGCCCAATACTTATCTGGCTTCGTTTCCGCCCGACAGTGGCTTCGTCAGGGTCGCCGTTGAAACCGGCTGGATCGGCCTGGTGCTGTTGTCTGCCTTTTTGTTCACCGCGTTGAAAACAGGAATCAATAATTATTTTCAAATTCAAGACACGGAACTCAAGACGTACTGCCTGGCGATGACGGCAATCATTTTTGCGCTGACGATAGGTAATTTTCCGCAAGAGGCGCTGGTTCAGTTTCCCATCAATATTTATTTCTATCTGGCGCTGGCCTTGGTCATCATCACCTTACGGCTTGACAGGCAGAAACAATCCACCGGTTTAATTAACACCATCAAGTAA
- a CDS encoding oligosaccharide flippase family protein: protein MFNKIKSKLKNRHFLSLAGNGAMAGLSLITYSMLYRLVSKVDMGNWVFFQFSFIFIDTIRTGFLQTALVKFYPGASRERAANISGSAWYIGLLLTLIFLIVDAGAFAGLHWFENASVILFIRWAGVAYLLTLPFNVATWILQAEQRFDKILYIRVINQGSFILLLVFFYFFNGHHLTLRYVVYSYLLSSMLVSLACLLTGWAQLGALSQRTSACTSEIFHFGKYCVGTVVSSSLFKTSDTFIINFMLGPAALANYNLSSRLLEVIEIPIRSFLATAMPEMSVAVAASNYSKVADIMKKYAGMLTLLLIPVSVVAIVFADMIIGLIGGGKYVGTEAANVFRIFMLFAMLNPIDRFLGITLDMINKPQLNLYKVLISLVVNAGTDVIGIMLLRNVYGPAFASFFTFIAALIYGYILLRKYLHFTMLGILNTGYVNLKRTVYDLIFKLKLARA from the coding sequence ATGTTTAACAAAATAAAAAGCAAACTAAAAAACAGGCATTTTCTATCGTTAGCGGGAAACGGTGCTATGGCAGGGTTAAGCCTCATTACTTACAGCATGCTGTACCGTTTGGTTAGCAAAGTTGACATGGGTAACTGGGTGTTTTTTCAGTTTTCCTTCATATTCATTGATACGATACGAACCGGTTTTCTGCAAACGGCTTTGGTCAAATTCTATCCGGGCGCTTCCAGGGAGCGTGCAGCTAATATCAGCGGTTCGGCTTGGTATATTGGCTTATTGCTTACTTTGATATTCCTGATTGTCGACGCCGGCGCTTTTGCCGGTTTACATTGGTTTGAGAATGCGAGTGTCATACTCTTTATCCGGTGGGCTGGTGTTGCTTACCTGCTCACGCTGCCGTTCAACGTGGCTACTTGGATATTACAGGCTGAGCAGCGTTTTGATAAAATACTTTATATCAGAGTAATCAACCAAGGTTCATTTATCTTGCTGCTTGTATTCTTTTATTTTTTTAACGGCCATCATCTCACTTTGCGCTATGTAGTTTACAGTTATTTGCTAAGTTCTATGCTTGTGAGTTTAGCTTGCCTGCTTACCGGCTGGGCACAGCTGGGAGCGTTGTCACAACGTACTAGCGCATGTACGAGTGAAATATTTCATTTCGGTAAGTATTGTGTTGGTACGGTTGTTAGCTCCAGCTTGTTTAAAACTTCTGATACTTTCATTATCAACTTTATGTTGGGACCCGCTGCCTTAGCTAACTATAATTTGTCTAGCCGCTTACTGGAGGTTATTGAGATACCTATACGCAGCTTTTTAGCTACGGCGATGCCCGAAATGTCTGTTGCAGTAGCTGCCAGCAACTATAGCAAGGTGGCCGATATCATGAAGAAATATGCGGGCATGCTGACCCTGCTGCTAATACCGGTAAGCGTAGTGGCCATCGTATTTGCCGACATGATTATCGGATTGATTGGGGGAGGGAAGTATGTTGGAACAGAAGCTGCGAACGTTTTTCGCATTTTTATGTTGTTTGCTATGCTTAATCCAATCGACCGGTTTTTAGGCATTACGCTGGATATGATTAATAAGCCGCAGCTTAATTTATATAAGGTGCTGATCTCTCTGGTGGTTAACGCAGGTACGGATGTTATTGGTATTATGCTTCTTCGCAACGTTTACGGGCCAGCTTTTGCATCTTTCTTCACCTTTATTGCAGCACTGATTTACGGTTATATACTGCTGAGGAAATATTTGCATTTCACGATGCTGGGTATCCTGAACACTGGATACGTTAATCTCAAGCGAACCGTTTATGATCTGATCTTCAAATTAAAACTGGCAAGGGCATGA
- a CDS encoding response regulator, which produces MKAEDLHLKSLYFKKLWDNFYEKLHHQRVSYQFLPTSKQGAKSQILIVDSEWNMLKLLYSVLKRQYQLVIKHSPIEAMIWLEEGNSPSLIICEYGLPHFDKASFVQLIKTSGFYKSTPIIVLSETENLEQKVSSLPFKVNAMLQKPFNPLTLLTVIKSLLHEPKLTIAS; this is translated from the coding sequence ATGAAAGCCGAAGATCTACACTTGAAAAGTTTGTACTTTAAAAAGTTATGGGATAACTTTTATGAAAAGCTACACCATCAACGGGTATCGTACCAGTTTTTGCCAACCTCTAAGCAGGGAGCCAAAAGCCAGATTTTAATCGTTGACAGCGAATGGAACATGCTAAAGTTGTTATATTCTGTCCTTAAAAGGCAGTATCAGCTGGTCATTAAGCATTCGCCGATTGAAGCGATGATTTGGCTGGAAGAAGGGAATTCACCATCACTGATTATTTGTGAATATGGTTTGCCTCACTTTGATAAGGCCTCTTTCGTCCAATTAATCAAAACCAGCGGTTTTTACAAATCAACGCCAATCATTGTATTGTCGGAAACTGAAAATCTGGAACAGAAAGTAAGTTCGCTGCCTTTTAAAGTTAACGCGATGTTGCAGAAGCCTTTCAATCCTCTGACCTTACTTACTGTCATTAAATCCCTGCTGCATGAACCAAAGCTTACCATTGCCAGCTGA
- a CDS encoding sugar transferase has protein sequence MNQSLPLPAEQPFFSTRTKIAYVGSEFSRSLWDDLKLSYHVDLLESIGSLEAQLGETSFLNLPDVLLFEVGNDEACFSCIERIRMQPSLEGLIIILLSRQERQDWRVRAVSLKVHDLYVYPFDTTDLIDRIRFLIKIRVVRPLQVNRPIGKQRQALEYKMPISKRIFDIVVSAVALFLLSPFFLVIALIIALESRGPVIYRSKRVGTGYKVFDFYKFRSMNSSADQQLDQLASQNQYAGGHNKKAVFTKISDDPRVTRVGQFIRNTSIDELPQLFNILIGDMSFVGNRPLPVYEAELLTSNEWSMRFMGPAGLTGLWQISKRGKKDMSETERKELDNFYAKQHSFFLDLKIMIKTIPALIQTEKV, from the coding sequence ATGAACCAAAGCTTACCATTGCCAGCTGAACAACCTTTTTTTTCCACCCGCACCAAAATTGCCTATGTGGGGTCGGAGTTCAGCCGTAGTTTGTGGGATGACCTCAAGCTGAGTTACCATGTCGATTTATTAGAATCCATAGGGTCATTGGAAGCTCAGTTAGGAGAAACATCCTTTCTCAATCTGCCAGATGTACTGCTCTTTGAAGTGGGCAACGACGAGGCCTGTTTTTCGTGCATTGAACGTATCCGTATGCAGCCATCGCTGGAAGGTCTGATTATCATCCTCCTCAGCCGGCAAGAAAGGCAGGATTGGCGGGTCAGGGCGGTTTCTCTTAAAGTACATGATCTGTATGTTTACCCATTTGATACAACTGATTTAATAGATAGGATCAGATTTTTGATCAAGATACGTGTGGTGAGGCCATTGCAAGTCAATAGGCCGATCGGCAAACAACGGCAAGCCCTTGAATACAAAATGCCGATAAGCAAGAGAATATTTGACATTGTCGTATCTGCGGTTGCTTTATTCCTCTTATCTCCTTTTTTCTTGGTGATTGCACTGATCATTGCTCTGGAGTCCAGAGGGCCGGTAATTTATCGCAGTAAGCGGGTGGGTACAGGTTATAAAGTGTTTGACTTTTATAAGTTCAGATCAATGAACAGCAGTGCTGATCAGCAATTGGACCAGTTAGCTTCCCAAAATCAGTACGCGGGTGGACATAATAAGAAAGCCGTATTTACGAAGATTTCAGATGATCCGCGCGTCACTCGGGTGGGCCAGTTTATCCGCAATACCAGTATTGATGAGTTACCGCAACTCTTTAACATTTTGATTGGCGACATGTCTTTTGTGGGTAACCGGCCGCTACCGGTTTACGAAGCCGAGCTACTTACATCCAATGAGTGGTCGATGCGGTTTATGGGACCGGCCGGGCTTACCGGGCTCTGGCAGATCAGTAAACGCGGTAAAAAAGATATGTCCGAGACCGAACGTAAGGAGCTTGATAACTTCTATGCCAAGCAACACTCTTTCTTTCTTGATCTGAAAATTATGATTAAGACTATACCTGCCTTGATACAAACAGAAAAAGTTTAA
- a CDS encoding glycosyltransferase, giving the protein MQIIKIMWMAFQVLIGYNLVLPLLLLAIYSIRHKRRVTTTAAPVQADYAIIVTAYEWVTAIPEVVSSLLALNYSNYLIYVVADKCDVSGLHFDDERVIILRPEQTLAGNVRSHFYAINHFKRAHERLTIIDSDNLAHPEYLNELNKRFDQGFEAVQGVREAKNLDTTYACLDAARDIYYHFYDGQLLFGAGSSATLAGSGMAFTTKLYVDCLGGRDVSGAGFDKVLQAAILSQNKRIAFSGEAIVYDEKTTHSEQLVKQRARWINTWFKYFKYGFTLLLQSVKNFSLNQFLFGLVLLRPPLFIFLILSVLCMAVNVLVSWTAVALWAAGFGLFVLGFYLSLVNSETDKRIYASLVNIPKFIYFQILSLLKARKANQYSVATRSTQQATTAK; this is encoded by the coding sequence ATGCAAATCATCAAGATAATGTGGATGGCGTTTCAGGTGCTGATTGGGTATAATCTGGTGCTGCCCCTGCTGCTGTTAGCCATCTACAGCATACGACATAAACGGAGAGTTACCACGACTGCTGCACCTGTGCAGGCCGACTATGCCATCATTGTCACGGCCTATGAATGGGTAACGGCCATACCCGAGGTGGTAAGCTCACTGCTGGCCCTTAACTACAGCAACTACCTGATTTATGTTGTAGCTGATAAATGCGACGTCAGCGGGCTTCACTTTGACGACGAGCGGGTCATCATTCTGCGCCCCGAGCAAACCCTGGCCGGCAACGTACGCTCGCACTTTTATGCCATCAACCACTTTAAGCGTGCACACGAGCGGCTTACTATCATCGACAGCGATAACCTGGCCCATCCTGAGTACCTGAACGAACTGAATAAACGCTTTGACCAGGGCTTTGAGGCGGTGCAAGGCGTTAGAGAAGCCAAGAATCTGGACACCACCTATGCCTGTTTAGATGCCGCCCGTGATATCTACTATCACTTTTATGATGGCCAGCTGCTTTTTGGAGCCGGTTCATCAGCTACCCTGGCAGGCTCGGGTATGGCTTTTACCACCAAGCTTTATGTAGATTGCCTGGGTGGTAGGGATGTAAGCGGGGCAGGTTTTGACAAAGTACTACAGGCAGCTATTTTAAGCCAAAACAAGCGCATTGCCTTTAGTGGCGAGGCCATTGTGTATGATGAAAAGACTACGCACTCTGAGCAATTAGTTAAACAGCGTGCCCGCTGGATTAACACCTGGTTCAAATATTTTAAATATGGTTTTACTTTGCTGCTGCAGTCGGTAAAAAACTTCAGTTTAAACCAGTTTTTGTTCGGCCTGGTGCTGCTGCGCCCGCCGCTGTTTATCTTTTTGATACTCTCGGTGCTTTGTATGGCGGTTAATGTGCTGGTAAGCTGGACAGCAGTGGCGCTTTGGGCGGCAGGCTTTGGCTTATTTGTCTTGGGCTTTTACCTTTCGCTGGTCAACTCAGAAACTGATAAGCGCATTTATGCATCGCTGGTAAATATCCCAAAGTTTATCTACTTTCAGATACTTTCGCTGCTTAAGGCGCGCAAAGCCAACCAGTATTCGGTGGCTACACGCAGTACACAGCAGGCTACAACCGCTAAGTAA
- a CDS encoding TolC family protein: MISGISYPYLERLISIAENNYPEMQVKDYQIKIAKNNVTKTSVSYLDAFSFSYYYRPTQAIDVSNPNLFNGYQIGLNLNIGTLVQKPFATKEAKAQYKIAQLQQTSYKQNLVAEVKKRYFTYMEQLTQLKLRSKSYTDAQSLVTQLRSKFEKSEVKFDDLTRALILASEQNQFLISAEGGTFAAKAALEELLGEKLENIKPNGN; the protein is encoded by the coding sequence ATGATCAGTGGAATATCTTATCCTTACCTGGAAAGACTGATCAGCATTGCAGAGAATAACTACCCTGAAATGCAGGTTAAAGACTATCAAATCAAGATCGCTAAGAATAACGTTACGAAAACCAGTGTAAGCTATTTAGATGCCTTCAGCTTTTCTTACTATTACCGGCCAACGCAGGCAATTGACGTGAGCAACCCGAATCTATTTAACGGTTACCAGATTGGTCTTAATCTAAATATTGGCACCCTGGTTCAAAAGCCTTTTGCTACCAAAGAGGCGAAAGCACAATATAAAATTGCGCAATTACAGCAAACCAGTTACAAGCAGAACCTGGTTGCCGAGGTAAAGAAGCGATATTTTACCTATATGGAGCAACTTACTCAGCTTAAGTTACGCTCTAAATCTTATACGGATGCACAAAGTTTAGTTACCCAGCTAAGGAGTAAGTTTGAAAAAAGCGAGGTGAAATTTGATGACCTTACCCGGGCATTGATCCTCGCTTCCGAACAAAACCAGTTCCTGATCTCTGCAGAAGGCGGGACATTTGCAGCTAAGGCAGCCCTCGAAGAATTATTGGGAGAAAAGTTAGAAAACATCAAGCCAAATGGAAATTAA
- a CDS encoding helix-turn-helix domain-containing protein, translating to MNRHHGQLIEKIIRLNGYNISELARLLSVDRRTIYIWFKKKRLKKEVILQFAEHINHDFSVDFPELFQSNDQSNPSWIADRMEQVDEANNDNPDKDIHQKYIELLEKYNQLLQKILFD from the coding sequence ATGAACAGACATCACGGGCAACTGATTGAAAAGATAATTCGCTTAAATGGGTACAACATTAGCGAACTCGCACGGCTCCTTTCTGTAGACCGCAGAACTATCTATATATGGTTTAAGAAAAAGAGGTTAAAGAAGGAGGTAATACTCCAATTTGCAGAGCACATTAACCACGATTTTTCCGTAGACTTTCCGGAGTTATTTCAAAGCAATGATCAAAGCAATCCCTCATGGATTGCTGACCGTATGGAACAAGTCGACGAAGCCAATAATGATAATCCGGATAAAGATATTCATCAGAAATATATAGAGCTGTTAGAGAAGTATAACCAACTGCTGCAAAAAATCCTATTTGACTGA
- a CDS encoding glycosyltransferase yields MDIVVVGQQPWDVEIGSNCKNIALEFSERHRVLYVNSPLDRITMIRGRSDEKVRKRLQIVSGKLEGLQKIKDRLWNLYPNQIIESINWIKNDWLYTLLNKWNNKRFAKSIAVALKDLDFKDYILFNDSDMFRSFYLKELLQPKLTVYYSRDYLLATEYYKYHGEKLEPQLINKSSLCVANSTYLANYCKKYNPNSYYVGQGCDLSLFNKTVVSEKPSDIRSIRGPIIGYVGVLFSTRLNINIIRDVALNHPEWQIVLVGIEDEAFKSSLLHAMDNVHFLGHKEMEELPAYIECFDVCINPQILTELTIGNYPRKVDEYLAMGKPVVATRTEAMEIFEDYVYLADEREQYSALIELALVEDSAERKQQRKAFVSQHTWANNVEEIYNAIDHVSKAISA; encoded by the coding sequence ATGGACATCGTTGTAGTCGGGCAGCAGCCCTGGGACGTAGAAATCGGAAGCAACTGTAAAAACATTGCTTTAGAATTTAGTGAACGCCATCGCGTGTTATATGTTAACTCGCCGCTCGATAGGATTACGATGATTCGGGGCAGGAGTGATGAGAAGGTCAGAAAGCGGCTTCAAATTGTTTCCGGTAAACTGGAAGGATTGCAGAAAATTAAAGATCGGCTATGGAATTTGTATCCTAATCAGATTATTGAGTCAATTAACTGGATCAAAAACGACTGGCTTTATACCCTGTTGAATAAATGGAATAACAAACGTTTCGCCAAAAGCATCGCCGTTGCGCTTAAAGATCTGGATTTCAAAGATTACATTTTATTTAATGATAGTGATATGTTCAGAAGTTTTTACTTAAAAGAACTGCTGCAGCCCAAGCTCACTGTTTATTACTCACGTGACTACTTGCTGGCCACTGAATATTATAAATATCATGGTGAAAAGCTTGAGCCTCAGCTAATAAATAAAAGCAGCTTATGTGTTGCCAATTCGACCTACCTCGCTAATTATTGTAAAAAGTACAACCCTAATTCCTATTATGTAGGTCAGGGTTGTGACTTATCCTTATTCAATAAAACTGTAGTCAGTGAAAAGCCATCAGATATCCGGTCCATCAGAGGTCCGATCATCGGTTACGTAGGGGTACTTTTCAGTACGAGGCTGAATATTAATATCATTCGTGATGTTGCTCTGAACCATCCGGAATGGCAGATTGTGCTGGTAGGTATAGAGGACGAGGCCTTTAAGTCCAGCCTGTTACATGCCATGGATAATGTTCACTTTCTCGGGCATAAGGAAATGGAAGAATTGCCTGCCTATATAGAGTGCTTTGATGTCTGCATCAACCCTCAGATTCTGACCGAACTTACCATAGGCAATTATCCCCGCAAAGTGGATGAGTATTTAGCCATGGGTAAACCTGTAGTGGCCACGCGGACGGAAGCCATGGAGATTTTTGAGGATTATGTGTACTTGGCCGATGAGCGAGAGCAATATTCAGCCCTAATTGAACTGGCACTGGTCGAAGATTCTGCTGAGCGTAAACAGCAGCGGAAAGCGTTCGTGTCTCAGCATACTTGGGCTAACAATGTCGAAGAAATCTATAACGCTATTGATCATGTGAGTAAAGCTATCAGCGCTTAA
- a CDS encoding OmpA family protein, translating into MKNYRFFKNLLACIVMLVLLGVNAYALPKPKVMRNKKDIRPLAALKLKNVEFAFNRADIPAAYYKTLNNVAKLMVDNDAALKLGGYADNKGGYVYNWKLSKARAEAVKAYLVSKGGDESRIAATEYGYTKPVASNHTKAGRQKNRRVEIKFAE; encoded by the coding sequence ATGAAAAATTATCGCTTTTTTAAAAATTTATTGGCATGCATTGTTATGCTTGTTCTGTTGGGAGTCAATGCTTACGCGCTGCCCAAGCCAAAGGTCATGCGCAATAAAAAAGATATAAGGCCACTGGCTGCATTAAAATTAAAAAATGTAGAATTTGCTTTCAACAGAGCAGATATACCTGCCGCTTATTACAAGACGTTAAATAACGTTGCCAAATTAATGGTGGACAACGATGCTGCTTTGAAGTTGGGTGGTTATGCGGATAATAAAGGCGGTTATGTATATAACTGGAAATTATCAAAGGCGCGGGCTGAAGCAGTTAAAGCTTATTTAGTGAGTAAAGGCGGAGACGAAAGCCGTATTGCCGCGACAGAGTATGGTTATACCAAACCCGTTGCCTCCAATCATACCAAAGCCGGCCGCCAGAAAAATCGCCGCGTCGAAATCAAATTTGCGGAATAG
- a CDS encoding AAA family ATPase, which yields MEIKNFYLFLKRYKWLLVIVPVIALLATVFLVRKMPNVYQSQTQIVTGIVDQTQQVLESQDDNGRSTRNNEQFLNMMETLHLDKVLDQVSFKLLIHDLSDHKPFRDHEDQLSSLSSVDKNSIIGLLNSKQASFETLNLNVPKEKFIDSLIRLVGYDHKTLLDHNLVMYHSDGSDFITINAETANPDLSAFIVNNLASVFISYYTGNVNEGHTKSTSFLAKLLNDKKQSMDAKIAALQQFKVKNNILDMDNESKGVYAQLTDLESRKQQADKDVIAYAGALKAISDRFNPKDRQYVEASSTKINGSILSTRERLRAMNDKYIQNNFDSRYKKSVDSLQDALNEQINESTDHVISNPLAAKDNLVQEKLKMENELELAKYSSNSLNRQLSGLKGKLNGLVPSQATVQSSEREVEVATKEYLDVLDKYNQTNISTSVPVKLRQLQAAMPGSLQPSKKMLLVAMSGISSFVFVLVILLGVFYFDNAIRNSDDLEQKTQIAVIGHLNHVPNISPAYKHAKSKSEHDHHIQIFRDLLRAVRFEIDNNFKDGKVLAVTSLEGNEGKTLVSFSLAYAYAMINKKVLLIDGNFTNPAISGTVKFREYLEDYFSGDEHMPVEHPETEQVSIRNKRVGLMEFNAQTPIGDTLQKLQITNNGLSQSPVSILSNKGNNVSLLEISTQNNIESRLDELKEQFDVIIVEAGSLSTFNKSKEWILFADKVVGVFANNHQIKSSDKRSVKYLQELNGKMLGWVFNKMPVNYAGSEI from the coding sequence ATGGAAATTAAGAATTTTTACCTCTTCTTAAAACGGTATAAGTGGTTATTGGTCATTGTACCTGTAATTGCCCTACTGGCTACCGTTTTCCTGGTGCGCAAAATGCCTAATGTTTACCAATCGCAAACGCAGATTGTAACCGGCATTGTAGACCAGACACAGCAAGTTTTAGAAAGCCAGGATGATAACGGCCGCAGTACCCGCAATAACGAACAGTTTCTGAACATGATGGAAACACTGCATCTTGACAAAGTACTGGATCAGGTTTCATTCAAACTATTGATCCACGATTTGTCAGACCATAAGCCGTTTCGTGATCATGAGGATCAATTGTCATCCTTAAGCAGCGTCGATAAAAACAGCATCATTGGTCTCTTAAACAGCAAGCAGGCGTCTTTCGAAACGCTTAATCTGAATGTTCCAAAAGAGAAATTTATTGATTCTTTAATCAGGCTTGTTGGGTATGATCATAAAACTTTGCTCGATCATAACTTGGTGATGTACCATAGTGATGGAAGCGATTTTATTACCATTAATGCAGAAACAGCTAATCCCGACTTATCGGCGTTCATCGTCAATAATTTGGCAAGTGTATTCATAAGTTACTACACGGGTAATGTCAATGAAGGGCATACCAAATCTACTTCGTTCCTCGCCAAGCTTTTGAATGATAAAAAGCAATCGATGGATGCTAAAATTGCTGCCCTGCAGCAATTCAAAGTGAAGAACAATATCCTGGATATGGATAATGAGTCGAAAGGGGTGTACGCACAATTAACGGATCTGGAATCCCGCAAGCAACAGGCGGATAAAGATGTTATTGCCTATGCCGGTGCCTTGAAAGCGATTAGCGACCGGTTTAATCCTAAAGACAGGCAATATGTAGAAGCGTCATCAACTAAAATCAATGGTTCAATACTGAGCACCAGAGAGCGCCTTCGAGCCATGAACGATAAATACATTCAAAACAACTTTGATAGCCGGTATAAAAAAAGTGTTGACTCTCTTCAGGATGCTTTGAATGAACAGATTAACGAATCCACTGATCATGTGATTAGTAATCCGTTAGCTGCAAAAGATAACCTGGTGCAGGAAAAACTGAAAATGGAGAATGAACTGGAATTAGCTAAGTACAGTTCAAACTCACTCAACCGGCAATTAAGCGGACTGAAGGGCAAACTTAACGGTTTAGTGCCATCACAAGCTACTGTGCAGTCATCAGAGCGGGAAGTAGAGGTAGCCACTAAAGAATACCTCGATGTACTGGATAAATATAACCAGACAAATATATCCACCAGTGTTCCGGTTAAGCTCCGTCAGCTGCAAGCGGCTATGCCCGGAAGCCTGCAACCTTCCAAGAAGATGCTATTAGTGGCTATGAGCGGCATTTCGAGCTTCGTTTTTGTTCTGGTGATTTTACTGGGTGTATTTTATTTCGATAACGCTATCAGAAACAGTGATGATCTGGAGCAAAAAACACAGATAGCGGTTATCGGCCATCTAAACCACGTACCTAACATTTCACCCGCATATAAGCATGCAAAAAGCAAGTCAGAACATGACCATCATATTCAAATATTCCGAGATTTATTAAGAGCTGTACGCTTTGAAATCGACAATAACTTCAAAGATGGAAAGGTGCTGGCCGTCACCAGTCTGGAGGGTAATGAAGGTAAAACCCTCGTTTCTTTCAGCCTGGCCTATGCTTATGCTATGATTAATAAAAAAGTTTTGCTGATTGATGGGAATTTTACTAACCCGGCAATCAGCGGAACGGTTAAGTTTCGCGAGTACCTGGAAGATTATTTTTCGGGTGACGAACACATGCCGGTTGAACATCCGGAGACTGAACAAGTAAGCATCAGAAATAAGCGTGTAGGTTTGATGGAGTTTAATGCTCAAACCCCCATTGGTGATACATTGCAAAAACTGCAGATTACTAATAACGGGCTCAGCCAGTCGCCGGTGAGTATACTCAGTAATAAGGGAAATAATGTTTCCTTGCTGGAAATCAGTACTCAAAACAATATCGAGTCAAGGTTGGATGAATTAAAGGAGCAGTTTGACGTCATCATTGTGGAAGCAGGGTCGCTCAGCACCTTTAACAAATCAAAAGAATGGATTCTGTTTGCAGATAAAGTAGTCGGTGTTTTTGCTAACAATCACCAGATCAAAAGTTCAGACAAACGCAGTGTAAAATATCTGCAGGAGTTGAACGGTAAAATGCTGGGCTGGGTTTTCAATAAAATGCCGGTCAACTATGCAGGTTCAGAAATATAA